Proteins encoded by one window of Calidithermus timidus DSM 17022:
- the cobO gene encoding cob(I)yrinic acid a,c-diamide adenosyltransferase gives MMAQDWREEVKTEKPYRKPSGRRRGLVIVNTGEGKGKTTAALGLVLRAVGRGYTARVFQFMKHAGAAFGEHRALAKLGVEIEGLGDGFSWISKDLEHSAALAYAGWQRAREAVLGGEYFLVVLDEITYPIRYGWIPLEEVLEALRQRPKNVTVVLTGRGAPEPLIELADTVSEVRKLKHAFDAGIPAQRGIEH, from the coding sequence ATGATGGCGCAGGACTGGCGTGAAGAGGTCAAGACCGAAAAACCCTACCGCAAGCCCAGCGGGCGGCGGCGGGGGCTGGTCATCGTGAACACCGGCGAGGGCAAGGGCAAGACCACTGCCGCGTTGGGGCTGGTGCTGCGGGCGGTGGGGCGCGGCTACACGGCGCGTGTCTTCCAGTTCATGAAGCATGCGGGGGCGGCCTTCGGCGAGCACCGGGCGCTCGCCAAGCTGGGGGTGGAGATCGAGGGCCTGGGGGACGGCTTTAGCTGGATCTCGAAGGACCTGGAGCACTCTGCGGCCCTGGCCTATGCGGGTTGGCAGCGCGCCAGGGAGGCTGTGTTGGGGGGAGAGTACTTCCTGGTAGTGCTCGACGAGATCACCTATCCCATCCGCTACGGCTGGATCCCGCTCGAGGAAGTTCTGGAGGCGTTGCGTCAGCGGCCCAAGAACGTCACGGTGGTCCTCACCGGGCGGGGCGCCCCCGAGCCCCTGATCGAGTTGGCCGACACGGTGAGCGAGGTCAGGAAGCTCAAGCACGCCTTCGACGCCGGGATTCCGGCTCAGCGGGGGATCGAGCATTAG
- a CDS encoding pyridoxal phosphate-dependent aminotransferase yields MLDDVLRPIHGGTDSGPEPRYDFSTNANALGPDPFALEAIRSADPSRYPDPLYTELHRSIAQHHGVSPEQVAVGSGSSELIHRLVRWRWLRGPMLILPPTFSEYARAAQPAELPLLQAQSSREFLELLPRATLAFLCVPNNPTGEVYSFLEEAAHRAERGKVALVLDLAYHALTQDPPSLPEGVWRLYSPNKAHGLTGVRAAYLLAPHDLTHFRNLAPSWVLGVHGEAFLRAVLQPASQDWLEVTRQTLWRWRGELAEGLRELGLEVREGVANFLLVRVGQATLVARALRLQGVRVRDGTSFGLPEWLRLSAQAPEARQALLEGLREVLYG; encoded by the coding sequence ATGCTTGACGACGTGCTCCGGCCCATCCACGGCGGGACCGACAGCGGCCCTGAACCCCGCTACGACTTCTCCACCAACGCCAACGCTCTAGGCCCCGATCCCTTCGCCCTCGAGGCCATCCGCTCCGCCGACCCCAGCCGTTACCCCGACCCGCTCTACACCGAGTTGCACCGCTCCATCGCCCAGCATCACGGTGTGAGTCCCGAGCAGGTGGCGGTGGGATCGGGCAGCAGCGAGCTGATTCACCGCCTGGTCCGCTGGCGCTGGCTCAGGGGCCCCATGCTCATCCTGCCCCCCACCTTCTCCGAGTACGCCCGCGCCGCCCAGCCTGCCGAGTTGCCGCTGTTGCAGGCCCAAAGCTCGCGGGAGTTCCTCGAGCTCTTGCCCAGGGCCACCCTGGCCTTCTTGTGCGTGCCCAACAACCCCACGGGTGAGGTTTACTCCTTCCTCGAGGAGGCCGCCCACCGGGCTGAGCGGGGGAAGGTGGCTTTGGTGCTGGACCTGGCCTACCACGCCCTCACCCAGGACCCGCCCTCGCTGCCCGAGGGGGTCTGGCGGCTGTACAGCCCCAACAAGGCCCATGGCCTGACCGGGGTGCGGGCGGCCTACCTGCTGGCTCCCCACGACCTTACCCACTTCCGCAACCTCGCGCCCTCCTGGGTGCTGGGGGTGCACGGCGAAGCTTTCTTGCGGGCGGTGTTGCAGCCGGCCTCGCAGGACTGGCTCGAGGTCACCCGCCAGACCCTGTGGCGCTGGCGCGGCGAACTGGCCGAGGGCTTGCGGGAACTGGGTCTGGAGGTGCGCGAGGGGGTGGCCAACTTCCTCTTGGTGCGGGTGGGGCAGGCCACCCTCGTGGCGCGGGCGCTGCGCCTTCAGGGCGTGCGGGTGCGCGACGGCACTTCATTTGGGCTGCCCGAGTGGCTCAGGCTCTCCGCTCAGGCCCCCGAGGCCCGGCAGGCGCTACTCGAAGGCTTGCGGGAGGTGCTTTATGGCTAA
- a CDS encoding adenosylcobinamide amidohydrolase: MWPKMTLRDRTLIVDLGASRRVLSSAPFRGGLSYSRYLVNRTVPKDFCPPDLGGVVRADLEGLGLPPGVCVAHLTAVDVAAHAYAAAEEGGVRVQVWLTAGLGNLAAPGLSPLALSRPGTINVLAVLHADLAEAAMVEAVQIVSEVKARCLRGRTTREGYPATGTSTDTVSVALLEGPKQDYCGAVTPAGRALGRAVDGALSAALLDAIPATAEGL; encoded by the coding sequence ATGTGGCCGAAGATGACCCTGCGCGACAGGACCCTCATCGTGGATCTAGGTGCTTCGCGGCGGGTGCTCTCGAGCGCCCCCTTTCGGGGTGGCCTCAGCTATAGCCGCTACCTGGTGAACCGCACCGTACCCAAGGACTTCTGCCCTCCAGATTTGGGGGGCGTGGTCCGGGCCGATCTGGAGGGGCTGGGTCTTCCCCCAGGTGTCTGCGTGGCCCACCTGACCGCGGTGGACGTGGCCGCTCACGCCTACGCCGCGGCGGAGGAGGGTGGGGTGCGGGTTCAGGTTTGGCTCACCGCGGGGCTGGGCAACCTCGCCGCGCCGGGGCTTTCCCCCCTCGCCCTCTCCCGCCCGGGGACCATCAACGTGCTGGCGGTGCTCCACGCCGATTTGGCCGAGGCGGCCATGGTGGAGGCGGTGCAGATCGTCAGTGAGGTCAAGGCCCGCTGCTTGCGGGGGCGCACCACGCGGGAGGGCTACCCCGCCACCGGCACCAGCACCGACACGGTAAGCGTGGCCCTGCTGGAGGGCCCAAAGCAGGACTACTGCGGGGCGGTGACCCCGGCGGGGCGGGCTTTGGGCCGGGCGGTAGATGGGGCCCTTTCGGCGGCACTGCTTGACGCAATCCCCGCGACAGCGGAGGGCCTGTGA
- the cobT gene encoding nicotinate-nucleotide--dimethylbenzimidazole phosphoribosyltransferase: MRLPEIKPIQTHWLEAAWARQNRLTKPPRSLAYLEELAVRLAAIGQSLHPELGKGAVIVCAADHGVSAEGVSAYPSEVTAQMVRNFLRGGAAINQIAQVAQAEVWVLDVGVRAEFEEHPRLIGAKVRPGTGNIALEAAMTPAQAEAALQAGMGAARRAIQEGATLLAAGDMGIGNTTAASALTAAILGLPAEAVTGRGTGVDESRYRHKVQVVERALRRAERRLGELTQADPLALLAELGGLEIAAIAGVFLAGAEAGLPLVTDGFPVTAGALVASRLAPSLQGYLFAGHRSAEPGHTRQLEALGLKPVLELGLRLGEGTGAVLAFPILRSAARVLAGMATFEEAGVAQATAVERG, encoded by the coding sequence ATGCGACTACCCGAGATCAAACCCATACAGACCCACTGGCTCGAGGCCGCCTGGGCGCGGCAGAACCGCCTGACCAAGCCCCCAAGATCCCTGGCCTACCTGGAGGAGCTCGCGGTGCGGCTCGCGGCGATTGGGCAAAGCCTGCACCCTGAGCTTGGCAAAGGAGCGGTCATCGTCTGCGCCGCCGACCACGGGGTGAGCGCCGAAGGGGTTTCGGCGTATCCGAGCGAAGTTACCGCCCAGATGGTGCGCAATTTCCTGCGGGGGGGTGCGGCCATCAATCAGATCGCCCAGGTCGCCCAGGCCGAGGTCTGGGTGTTGGACGTGGGGGTGCGCGCCGAGTTCGAGGAGCATCCAAGGCTCATTGGCGCAAAAGTACGCCCCGGCACGGGCAACATCGCCCTCGAGGCCGCCATGACCCCCGCTCAGGCCGAAGCGGCCCTCCAGGCCGGCATGGGAGCGGCGCGGCGGGCCATCCAGGAGGGGGCCACCCTGCTGGCGGCAGGGGACATGGGCATTGGCAACACCACCGCGGCCTCGGCGCTCACCGCGGCCATCTTGGGACTCCCCGCCGAGGCGGTCACGGGGCGGGGCACCGGCGTGGACGAAAGCCGCTACCGCCATAAGGTGCAGGTGGTCGAACGAGCCCTTCGGCGGGCCGAGCGCAGGCTGGGCGAGCTCACCCAGGCCGACCCCCTGGCGCTCTTGGCCGAGCTGGGCGGCTTGGAGATCGCGGCCATCGCCGGGGTCTTCCTGGCCGGAGCCGAGGCCGGCCTTCCCCTTGTCACCGATGGCTTCCCGGTTACTGCGGGGGCGCTGGTGGCCTCGAGGCTGGCCCCATCGCTGCAGGGCTACCTCTTTGCCGGTCACCGCTCTGCCGAGCCCGGACACACCCGGCAGCTCGAGGCCCTGGGGCTCAAACCCGTGCTCGAGCTGGGCCTGCGCCTGGGAGAGGGTACCGGAGCGGTGCTCGCTTTTCCCATCCTGCGCTCGGCGGCTCGGGTTCTGGCGGGCATGGCCACCTTTGAGGAGGCTGGAGTCGCTCAGGCTACGGCTGTGGAACGAGGTTGA
- a CDS encoding DUF5522 domain-containing protein, with protein sequence MAKLQEGIDYYVEDGLYVFTAAYHLRRGYCCGSGCRHCPYPKEVQAEAIRRRLAATLERKSHEEQ encoded by the coding sequence GTGGCGAAGCTGCAGGAGGGCATCGACTACTACGTAGAAGATGGGCTCTACGTCTTCACCGCGGCCTATCACCTGAGGCGCGGTTACTGCTGCGGCTCGGGCTGCCGCCACTGCCCTTACCCCAAAGAGGTGCAGGCTGAGGCCATCCGCCGCCGTCTGGCAGCAACGCTCGAGCGAAAAAGCCACGAAGAGCAGTAA
- a CDS encoding cobyric acid synthase — protein sequence MAKALMVQGCTSGAGKSFLVTALCRAYARRGLRVAPFKAQNMSNHARVVKGGEMGSAQYFQALAARVEPEVRMNPVLVKPEADTKSQVLLLGRPDLELSRLPWIERKERLWPVVREALHSLLEDFDLLILEGAGSPAEINLKPDIVNMRVAREAGARVLLVADIDRGGAFAHLYGTYALLEPEEQALVVGFVLNKFRGDASLLSPGPQRMRELTGVSTLGVLPFWSGHGLPEEDGVFEGRVRGEGFTVAVLLYPYASNLDEFEPLKHLEGVRLLWAKSARELVGADLLVLPGSKHTRADLEWLRAQGLEEAILAHHRSGRPLLGICGGLQMLGAVLHDPEGLEAPLSPRSGVGGGSVRGLGLFPYETVWVREKVQRRITLRFPSGNRSGDRLASEPRLEGYWSRLSGLELEGYEIRHGRTGEGSLVYAQGNLLAVYFHGLFENEGVQERLFGGRAPGLEDTFERLADFLEAHLEPGVLDKLISEGGS from the coding sequence ATGGCTAAGGCCCTCATGGTCCAGGGCTGCACCAGCGGGGCGGGCAAGAGCTTTTTGGTGACCGCCCTGTGCCGCGCCTATGCCCGAAGGGGCTTGAGGGTTGCGCCCTTTAAGGCTCAGAACATGAGCAACCACGCGCGGGTGGTGAAGGGGGGCGAGATGGGCAGCGCCCAGTACTTCCAGGCCCTGGCCGCTCGCGTGGAACCGGAAGTGCGCATGAACCCCGTGCTCGTCAAGCCGGAGGCCGACACGAAGAGCCAGGTGCTGCTGCTGGGTCGGCCCGACCTCGAGCTCTCGAGGCTACCCTGGATCGAGCGCAAGGAAAGGCTGTGGCCGGTGGTGCGTGAAGCCCTGCACTCGCTGCTAGAGGACTTCGACCTCCTCATCCTCGAGGGGGCGGGCAGCCCGGCGGAGATCAACCTCAAGCCGGATATCGTGAACATGCGGGTGGCCAGGGAGGCCGGGGCGCGGGTCTTGTTGGTGGCCGACATCGACCGGGGTGGCGCTTTTGCCCACCTCTACGGGACCTATGCGCTGCTGGAGCCCGAGGAGCAGGCCCTGGTGGTTGGGTTTGTGCTGAACAAGTTCCGGGGCGACGCGAGCCTGCTCTCTCCCGGACCCCAGCGGATGCGCGAGCTCACCGGCGTGAGCACGCTGGGGGTGCTGCCCTTTTGGAGTGGTCACGGCCTGCCCGAGGAGGACGGGGTGTTCGAGGGCCGCGTCAGGGGCGAAGGCTTCACGGTGGCGGTGCTGCTCTACCCTTACGCCTCCAACCTCGACGAGTTCGAGCCCCTGAAGCACCTCGAGGGGGTGCGGCTGCTCTGGGCCAAAAGCGCGCGAGAGCTGGTCGGGGCCGATCTGCTAGTGCTGCCGGGCTCCAAGCACACCCGGGCCGACCTCGAGTGGCTGCGCGCGCAGGGTTTGGAGGAGGCCATCCTGGCCCACCACCGCTCGGGTAGGCCCCTTTTGGGCATCTGTGGTGGCTTGCAGATGCTGGGCGCGGTCCTGCACGACCCGGAGGGCCTGGAGGCGCCGCTATCGCCGCGAAGTGGGGTAGGTGGGGGCTCGGTGCGGGGGTTGGGGCTTTTCCCCTACGAGACGGTGTGGGTGCGGGAGAAGGTCCAGCGCCGCATCACCTTGAGGTTTCCCTCGGGGAATCGCTCTGGCGACCGGTTGGCGTCGGAGCCTAGGCTCGAGGGCTACTGGTCGCGCTTGTCGGGCCTCGAGCTCGAGGGGTACGAGATCCGGCACGGGCGGACGGGTGAGGGCAGCCTGGTCTATGCCCAGGGCAACCTGCTGGCCGTTTACTTTCACGGTCTGTTCGAGAATGAGGGTGTGCAGGAGCGCCTTTTCGGTGGCCGAGCCCCTGGGCTCGAGGACACCTTCGAGCGCCTGGCCGACTTCCTCGAGGCCCACCTGGAGCCTGGCGTGTTGGATAAGCTGATTTCGGAGGGAGGCTCATGA
- a CDS encoding ABC transporter ATP-binding protein, translating into MGLTFGYRGKPVLAEVSLELRPGEWLALLGPNGAGKSTLLRLLAGLLKPSAGRVELDGQLLEGVMGYRRGQTMAFLSQNGGYPEDMTAEEVVRLGRIPHLGLLGREGREDQEAVEWALEQTQTQPFRHRLLPTLSGGERQRVLLARALASRPRYLLLDEPTAHLDLHHQAEFVALLAGLRAGGIGILTVLHDPNLALQANRVAFLSAGRIVAEGEPRTIVTQALLNQVYGPMVRVREVEGRPVVLLG; encoded by the coding sequence GTGGGGTTGACTTTTGGTTATCGGGGAAAGCCTGTTCTTGCGGAAGTCAGCCTCGAGCTGCGCCCTGGAGAGTGGCTGGCCCTTTTGGGCCCCAACGGCGCGGGGAAATCGACGCTGTTGCGGCTGCTGGCGGGGTTGCTGAAGCCGAGCGCGGGGCGGGTCGAGCTCGATGGCCAGCTACTGGAGGGGGTTATGGGCTACCGGCGCGGCCAGACCATGGCCTTCTTGAGCCAGAACGGCGGCTACCCCGAGGACATGACGGCGGAGGAGGTGGTGCGGCTGGGGCGTATCCCCCACTTAGGGCTCTTGGGGCGCGAGGGCCGGGAAGACCAGGAGGCCGTGGAGTGGGCACTGGAGCAGACCCAGACCCAACCCTTCCGCCACCGCCTGTTGCCCACGCTCTCGGGCGGGGAGCGTCAGAGGGTGTTGCTGGCGCGGGCCCTGGCATCCAGGCCACGCTATCTGCTGCTCGACGAGCCCACCGCTCACCTCGACCTGCACCACCAGGCCGAGTTCGTGGCCTTGCTGGCGGGCCTGCGTGCGGGGGGCATCGGCATCCTCACGGTGCTGCACGACCCCAACCTGGCCCTGCAGGCCAACCGCGTGGCCTTCCTCAGCGCAGGCCGCATCGTGGCTGAGGGCGAGCCAAGAACGATCGTTACCCAGGCGCTTCTCAACCAGGTCTATGGCCCGATGGTGCGGGTGCGTGAGGTCGAGGGGCGCCCGGTGGTGCTGCTGGGGTGA
- a CDS encoding FecCD family ABC transporter permease: MRRASLRAALPPRYLGGPWGGRRLLVFAGLLFLLALAFIVGVGQGAVSIAPLEVFRALVGLQQNPIVTELRLPRVLGAVLVGAALGLAGAAYQGLFRNPLADPYLMGVAAGAAFGFTLSISFAGMVGAFGGALFFASVPGFAAFGAFVGALLAVAFTLLLAGGAARSHDLILAGVVVGSILTGLSTLVLLLDSDRIREVFSYTLGSLAFMGWRGVEVMALALGGASPLLLGLSRALNALALGEETARTLGLPLPQLRLLLIALSTLLTAIAVVYAGIIGFVGFVAPHILRKLVGGDYRFLLPASALGGGVLLALADLLARVVARPTELPVGVVTTLLGGPFFLYLLWRARRA; encoded by the coding sequence ATGCGGAGGGCTTCCCTGCGGGCCGCGCTGCCCCCTCGGTACCTGGGGGGGCCTTGGGGCGGACGGCGCCTGCTGGTCTTCGCCGGCCTTCTGTTCCTGCTGGCTCTGGCCTTCATCGTGGGGGTGGGGCAGGGGGCGGTGAGCATCGCACCGCTCGAGGTCTTCCGCGCCCTCGTCGGCTTGCAGCAAAACCCCATCGTCACCGAGCTGCGCTTGCCCAGGGTGCTGGGGGCCGTGCTGGTCGGCGCGGCCCTGGGGTTGGCGGGGGCGGCCTACCAGGGGCTGTTCCGCAACCCGCTGGCCGACCCCTACCTGATGGGCGTGGCCGCGGGGGCAGCCTTCGGCTTCACGCTCTCGATCAGCTTTGCCGGGATGGTGGGAGCCTTTGGCGGGGCGCTGTTCTTCGCCAGCGTACCCGGCTTCGCCGCCTTCGGAGCCTTCGTGGGCGCGCTGTTGGCGGTGGCTTTCACGCTGCTGCTGGCGGGCGGAGCGGCCCGCAGCCACGACCTGATCCTGGCCGGGGTGGTGGTGGGCAGCATCCTCACTGGACTCTCTACGCTGGTGCTGTTGCTCGATTCCGACCGCATCCGCGAGGTGTTCAGCTACACCTTGGGCAGCTTGGCTTTCATGGGCTGGCGAGGGGTGGAGGTGATGGCCCTTGCGCTGGGGGGGGCCTCGCCGCTGCTGCTGGGCTTGAGCCGAGCCCTCAACGCGCTCGCGCTGGGCGAGGAGACCGCCCGCACGCTGGGTTTACCGCTGCCCCAACTGCGCCTGCTCTTGATCGCCCTCTCCACCCTCCTCACCGCCATCGCGGTGGTCTACGCGGGCATCATCGGCTTCGTGGGCTTCGTAGCCCCGCATATCCTGCGCAAGCTGGTGGGCGGCGACTACCGCTTTCTGCTGCCCGCTTCCGCGTTGGGCGGGGGGGTGCTGCTGGCGCTGGCCGACCTGCTGGCGCGGGTGGTGGCTCGCCCCACCGAACTGCCGGTGGGGGTAGTCACCACGCTGCTGGGGGGGCCCTTCTTCTTGTATTTGCTGTGGAGGGCAAGGCGTGCTTAG
- the cobU gene encoding bifunctional adenosylcobinamide kinase/adenosylcobinamide-phosphate guanylyltransferase encodes MADGVPAAAEAGLTLVTGGARSGKSAFAQEEAHRLGAGRVSFIATAQALDEEMQERIALHRAQRPREWQTLEEPLNLSAALRQARHEVVLLDCLALWVSNLLLRQPEPVERVEALIPYLEELLDARREIGKHLLVVSNEVGMGIVPENPLARRYRDLLGFANARLAREAAAVYLMVAGLPLRLK; translated from the coding sequence ATGGCTGACGGGGTCCCCGCGGCGGCGGAAGCTGGGCTCACCTTGGTCACGGGTGGGGCGCGCTCGGGCAAGAGCGCTTTCGCCCAGGAAGAGGCCCACAGGCTGGGCGCTGGGCGGGTGAGCTTCATCGCGACCGCCCAGGCCCTCGACGAGGAGATGCAAGAGCGCATCGCGCTGCACCGGGCCCAGCGCCCGCGGGAGTGGCAGACCCTCGAGGAGCCCCTGAACCTGAGCGCCGCCTTGCGCCAGGCCCGCCACGAGGTGGTGCTCTTGGACTGTCTCGCCTTGTGGGTCTCCAACCTGCTCTTGCGCCAGCCGGAGCCGGTGGAGAGGGTAGAAGCGCTCATCCCCTACCTCGAGGAACTGCTGGATGCGCGCCGGGAGATCGGAAAGCACTTGCTGGTGGTGAGCAACGAGGTGGGCATGGGCATCGTCCCCGAGAACCCTTTGGCCCGGCGTTATCGCGACCTCTTGGGTTTTGCCAACGCCCGCCTAGCCCGTGAGGCCGCTGCGGTGTACCTGATGGTCGCGGGTCTTCCCTTGAGGCTCAAGTGA
- the cbiB gene encoding adenosylcobinamide-phosphate synthase CbiB, protein MSVLLALLWDWRFGEPPAKLHPVVWMGHYLRWAGRGLTEQPPRAALALGTAGWLLGAALVVLVYGALERSIAPLPLWAGAILGACLLKPLFAFRMLLEEARYVEEALEEGLEQGRWRLSRIVSRDTRSLDEAEVREGALESLSENLSDSLVAPLFWFLLLGLPGAALYRFANTADAMWGYRGEWEWAGRFAARADDLLSWLPARLTALVLWLCRPGFSLRGLAAEARQTPSPNSGWPMAALALGLGVRLGKPGVYVLNPQGRRPTARDFALGLSWTARAGWGAGLVFALFELGRVAHA, encoded by the coding sequence GTGAGCGTGCTGTTGGCTCTGCTATGGGATTGGCGCTTCGGCGAGCCACCCGCGAAGCTGCATCCGGTGGTCTGGATGGGCCACTACCTACGGTGGGCGGGGCGGGGGCTCACGGAGCAGCCTCCCCGTGCTGCCTTGGCCCTGGGGACCGCGGGGTGGCTGCTGGGGGCTGCCTTGGTGGTTTTGGTTTATGGCGCCCTCGAGCGCTCGATCGCCCCCTTGCCGCTCTGGGCCGGTGCCATCCTGGGCGCGTGCTTGCTCAAGCCGCTCTTCGCCTTCCGGATGCTGCTGGAGGAGGCCAGGTACGTCGAGGAGGCCCTCGAGGAGGGCTTGGAGCAGGGCCGATGGCGCTTGAGCCGTATCGTCAGCCGGGACACCCGCAGCCTTGACGAGGCCGAAGTGCGCGAAGGGGCGCTCGAGTCGCTGAGCGAGAACCTCTCGGACTCCCTGGTGGCTCCCCTCTTTTGGTTCTTGCTGTTGGGCCTGCCGGGCGCGGCCCTCTACCGCTTTGCCAACACTGCCGACGCCATGTGGGGTTACCGGGGCGAGTGGGAGTGGGCGGGCCGCTTTGCCGCCCGCGCCGACGACCTGCTGAGCTGGCTACCCGCCCGCCTCACCGCCCTGGTGTTGTGGCTGTGTCGCCCTGGTTTCAGCCTGCGTGGCCTGGCCGCCGAGGCCCGCCAGACCCCCTCGCCCAACTCGGGCTGGCCTATGGCGGCTTTAGCGTTGGGGCTGGGGGTGCGGCTGGGCAAGCCCGGCGTGTACGTGCTCAACCCCCAAGGCCGCCGCCCCACGGCGCGGGACTTCGCCCTGGGGTTGAGCTGGACGGCTCGAGCCGGCTGGGGGGCGGGGCTGGTCTTCGCCCTCTTTGAGCTGGGGAGGGTGGCTCATGCTTGA
- a CDS encoding histidine phosphatase family protein produces the protein MSVEIWLVRHGETLWNAEGRLTGWSDVALSKRGEAQARALFPFLAAEPFDSVVASDLSRAVQTARLAYAEPQRRLSALRELDFGRLEGLKWAELAEPHQAALLAFEGFEAPGGESIGQMRSRVYGFLEGLPPGRHLAFTHGGVLRLLLRDFEQDRFLPPCAVVGLDWTGRRVRFVRAEEGLDG, from the coding sequence ATGAGCGTGGAAATCTGGCTGGTGCGCCACGGCGAGACCCTCTGGAACGCGGAGGGCCGGCTTACGGGCTGGAGCGACGTGGCCCTGAGCAAGCGGGGTGAGGCGCAGGCCAGGGCCCTGTTCCCCTTCCTCGCCGCCGAGCCCTTCGACAGCGTGGTGGCCTCGGACCTCTCTCGGGCCGTTCAGACCGCCCGGCTGGCCTATGCTGAGCCTCAGCGGCGGCTCTCGGCCTTGCGCGAACTGGATTTCGGCAGGCTCGAGGGCCTGAAATGGGCCGAGCTGGCCGAGCCCCACCAGGCTGCCCTGCTCGCTTTCGAGGGGTTTGAGGCTCCGGGGGGTGAGTCCATCGGCCAGATGCGCTCGAGGGTGTATGGCTTCCTCGAGGGGCTTCCCCCAGGGCGGCACCTGGCCTTCACCCACGGCGGCGTGTTGCGCTTGCTGCTGCGGGATTTCGAGCAGGACCGCTTCCTGCCGCCCTGTGCGGTGGTGGGGCTCGACTGGACTGGGCGCAGGGTGCGCTTCGTGCGGGCTGAGGAGGGGCTGGATGGCTGA
- a CDS encoding AbrB/MazE/SpoVT family DNA-binding domain-containing protein yields the protein MAQGVVGGKYQLTPPVEVRKALGIEPGDRVEDVVKGGRLEIRVIRPDLSQVLAEHDFTAWWAETQDDALRGRDD from the coding sequence ATGGCGCAAGGTGTGGTTGGCGGAAAGTACCAACTTACCCCTCCGGTAGAAGTCCGCAAGGCCTTGGGCATCGAGCCCGGTGACCGGGTAGAGGATGTGGTCAAGGGGGGGCGGCTCGAGATCCGGGTGATCCGCCCCGATTTATCCCAGGTGCTCGCGGAGCACGATTTCACGGCTTGGTGGGCTGAGACCCAGGATGACGCGCTGCGGGGGCGGGATGATTAG
- a CDS encoding ABC transporter substrate-binding protein, with protein MKRGLFFLIGLLLSVALAQFPRTVTDDAGRSVTLKKAPQRIVSMLPSATETICSLSEAACRRIVATDQFSNWPEMVKGLPKAGGFINPNPELIVSLKPDLVIISRGRLLEALERAGLTVYVTNPQTYDDIFRTARAYGELLGLRAEAERLVARVQAEVFALETRAAKASERPLVYYEIDPTPYTAGPSSFIGTLISKARGQNIIPAELGPFPKINPELVVQKNPQVIVVTHPEVAAIKNRPGWASVSAVKNNRICAFSGQQDDLLSRPGPRVAQGLKLLIECFHPNLK; from the coding sequence ATGAAGCGTGGTTTGTTCTTTCTCATCGGCTTACTCTTGTCGGTGGCTCTGGCCCAATTTCCCCGCACCGTCACCGACGACGCAGGCCGTTCCGTAACCCTGAAAAAAGCGCCGCAGCGCATCGTGAGCATGTTGCCCTCGGCCACCGAGACCATTTGCTCGCTTTCCGAGGCGGCCTGCCGGCGCATCGTGGCCACCGACCAGTTCTCCAACTGGCCCGAGATGGTGAAGGGCCTGCCCAAGGCGGGCGGATTCATCAACCCCAACCCCGAACTCATTGTCTCGCTCAAGCCCGACCTGGTGATCATCAGCCGGGGGAGGCTGCTGGAGGCGCTCGAGCGGGCCGGGCTCACCGTGTACGTGACCAACCCCCAGACTTACGACGATATCTTCCGTACGGCGCGGGCTTACGGTGAACTGCTGGGCCTCAGGGCCGAGGCGGAGCGGCTGGTGGCGCGTGTGCAGGCCGAGGTGTTCGCCCTCGAGACCCGCGCGGCCAAAGCTTCCGAGCGCCCGCTGGTCTACTACGAGATCGACCCCACCCCCTACACGGCGGGCCCTTCCTCCTTCATCGGCACGCTCATCAGCAAGGCCAGGGGCCAGAACATCATCCCCGCCGAATTGGGCCCCTTCCCCAAGATCAACCCCGAGTTGGTGGTGCAGAAGAATCCGCAGGTGATAGTGGTAACCCACCCGGAGGTGGCCGCGATCAAGAACCGTCCGGGGTGGGCCAGTGTGTCGGCGGTGAAGAACAACCGGATCTGCGCTTTCAGTGGGCAGCAGGATGACCTGCTCTCGAGGCCAGGACCGCGGGTGGCCCAGGGGCTGAAGCTCTTGATCGAGTGCTTCCACCCCAACCTGAAGTGA